Part of the Candidatus Atribacteria bacterium ADurb.Bin276 genome is shown below.
ATATTAATAAAGAACATCGAGTTGCTATAAAAAAATTGGTAAAAGAATGTAATTTAGAGGTTCCAGCAATTAGTGGATATTATTTTGGGATGAATTTTTCTAGTCCTCTTCAATCTGAGCGAGAGGCTGCTACTGATTATTTGGTTAAATGTGTTGAATTATGTAATGATTTAGAGTCCAAAGTATTAGTCGTGGTTCCGGGGGTGGTGGTTTATGGAACATCCTGGAAAGAAGCTTGGAACCGATCGCTTGATCAAATGAGACCAGGCATTAGGCGGGCTGAAGAATTAGGAGTATATATTGGGATTGAGTTTGTTAATACCCTTTGGTCAAACTTAGTAACAACATCCTGGCAAGCAGTTGATTTTATGAATGAGTGTCATTCTGATCAGGTAAAGTTAGTTTTAGACTCATCTCACGCTTTCTATGGTGGGGAAAATATTGTTGATGTCGTGCAATCATTTGGAAAAGATTTAGTTCATGTTCATTTTGAAGATTGTTTAATTGGAGCGCCGGAAACCCGAGCAGTTCCCGGTAAAGGTGATGTGAATTTAATCTCCTTTTATCAGACTTTAAAAGAAATCGGTTATGATGGCTATTTGACTGTTGAACTCTGGGGAAGTCAACCAGAGAAATATGCCCGTGAAGCATTAGAAAATACCAAAAAAATCATATCATGCTGTAAGTAAATGGTTTATTAATATTTTTACCTTTTATAAATAAGTTTTTCCGGCTTGATTTTTTGGAGGCAAACCATGGATTATGTTCCATTTAATGGAAATTTTAGTTTAGAGAGAAAAGTTGCTGTTATTACTGGGGCGGCAAAAGGTATCGGGAAAGCTATTGCTTTAGTATTTGCTCAGAAAGGTGCTGATTTAGTACTAGTAGATTTTGACAAAGAAGTTGATCATATATTAAAAAAGATTGAAAAATTGGAACGTCGAGCTGTTTTTGTTCAGGGTGACATTACAAAATCAGACACACTGCAAAGAATTTTAGATGTTGGTCTTAAGGAGTTTGGAAAGATAGAAATATTAATTAATAATGCTGGTATCTCAAGATTAGATGATGCTGAAAATTTGTCTGAAAAAGATTGGGATGATGTCATAGCTGTTAATTTAACTGCACAATTTAGATTGGCTCAAATTATAGGTCGGCAAATGATTCAACAAAGATATGGAAAGATTGTAAATATTGCATCAAAAGCTGGTTTGGTGGCTTTACCAAAACATGCTGCCTATACGGCAAGTAAAGCAGGATTAATCGGTGTTACAAAAATTTTAGCCCTGGAATGGGCTAAATATAATATAAATGTTAATGCAATTGCTCCAACTGTAATACTCACCGAAATGGGAGAAAAGGCTTGGGCAGGAGAAGTTGGTGAAGCTATGAAAAGAAAAATACCGGTAGACAGATTTGGTTATCCAGAAGAGGTAGCTGCTGCTGCATTATTTTTGGCTTGTGATGCTTCAAATTTAATAACCGGTGAAACCTTAGTTATTGATGGTGGCTACACGATTCAATAATAAATGAAATAAACTGAAAAGAATAGTTATGTCATTTCTTAATTATAAATATTTTTATAAATTTTTTGTTAATGGACAAAAAGGTATTAAATGGAAAAAGTATTTCGATTTAACTTCTTATTAATTTACATTTCTGATTGACAAACTAAAGGCTTTTTTTTATTATACATGATAATAACATATGTAATTTAACAAATGTTATTATCATGTATAATGATGGTTAACGAACAATCAGAAAAAAAATTAATGACAAAAGCAGCACAACTCTATTACGAGAATGATCTTTCCATCCTCGATATTTCTAAATTGCTGGGGATGTCCAGGCAAAGATGTTCCCGACTATTAAAGAAAGCCCGAGAGGTTGGAATTGTGCAGATCAAGATACATCGTTCTGACCATAGTCATCTTCGAAACCTGGAAAAAAGGCTACAAGAAGTTTTCCATCTTAAAAAGGTTGTTGTGACAGAAGTATTTAGTAATAGTTCTGACTATATCATAAAAAGTGTTGCCGAAGAGGGTGCGCATCTTTTAAATCAGTTTATTCAACCAAACCTAAGTATTGGCGTTGCTTCGGGAAGAACTCTCTATGAACTTGTTCAATACATAAAAACCTTAGAAGAAAGAGATTATAATATTAAAATATTTGAATTAATAGGCGGTTTAAGTCGAATTTCAGCGAATGTTGTCGCCACAGAAATATCTCGAAGCATTGCAAAAAAACTTCATGCCAAAGTATATTTTCTACCAGCTCCAGCATTCACTAAAGATCAAAAAACACGTGATGCGATGTTAAAGGATTCTATTATTAAAGCAGCCCTTTCGGAGAAAATAGATTTGGCTTTAGTTGGGATTGGAAATGTTACACCCCAAACCATGTTAATTGATACCGAAACCATAACTAAAAAAGAATATAGAGAACTATTAGAGAAAGAGGCAGTTGGTGTTATCAATGGCACTTTTTTTGATATACAAGGCAATATAGTTGAATTTGAGGGAAATAAGAGAAGAATTGCTGTCCCTTTAACTGAACTTAAAAAAGTGCCTGATATTGTGGGTGTTGCCGGAGGGTTAAATAAGGTTGATGCAATTATCGGAGCTCTGTGTGGCGGTTTTGTAAACATTTTAGTTATCGACAACCTCTCTTCAAATGCCATTCTAAAAAAGATAGAGGCTTGAAAATAAAGAAGGAGTTAATATTCATTTTATTTAGAGGTTTATTGTTGTGAACAATAGTTGCAGGCTATTAATGGCATATTAGTATAAGGAAAATACCTACAAGAAGGAGTGATCATTTTGGGAGAAAAACCATATTCTCTGAATTTTAGTTTGGAAGGGAAAACCGCTCTAATCACTGGAGCTGCAAAAGGAATTGGTAAAGCCATTGCCCAGGTATTTTCAGAATACAAGGCAAACATTATATTGGTTGATTTAAATCAGGAAGTGATCAATGTAGCCAAATCCCTTCCCGGACGGACCAATCAAAATCTTCCTATTATTGCTGATATTACTAAAAATACTGACCTTAAGAGAATTCATCAAGAGAGCTTTAAAGTTTTTCCTCGAATTGATATTTTAGTAAACAACGCCGGAGTAGGAATGTTGGATGATGCTGAAAATCTTTCCGAGGAAATCTGGGATAAAACGATGGCAGTAAATTTGAAAGCTCCTTTTATGCTCTCTCAAATCATTGGTCGAGAGATGATCAAACAGAAAAAAGGAAAAATTATCAACATTGCTTCTCAGGCGGGATTGATCGCCCTTGATAAGCATGTAGCTTATTGTTCCAGTAAAGCCGGGATTATTGGTATGACGAAAGTATTAGCTTTGGAATGGGCTGAATATGGTATTAATGTCAACGCTATTGCTCCAACTGTTATTCTCACTGAATTGGGCATAAAAGCCTGGTCAGGGGAAGTGGGAGAAGCTATGAAAAAGAAAATTCCCCTTCGTCGTTTTGGTTATCCAGAAGAAGTTGCAGCTGCGGCTCTTTACCTGGCTAGTGAGGCTTCCAATTTGGTAACTGGTGAAACCCTGGTTATTGATGGTGGATATTGCATTCAATAATCGGTTAAATTATAGGAATGAGGGAGGTGAGATTTGGTAAAAAAATTTTGTGGTGTAATTTTTGTATTCGAACAGATTAATTATTTAACGAAATACCTTAAGAAGGAGGGATTGAATTGAAACTGAAATCTCTTATTTTATTGGGAGTAATGATATTAGTTCTGGGAATGACGTCTATTGCCTTTGGATGGAGTTTAGAAGAAGCAGCCAAACCCTATGCCGGGGTTACCTTACGGTTTATAACCGAAACCACTCCCCCTAGCTATTGGGTCGAAGAAGTTGTACCTGAATTTGAGAAGGCAACCGGTATTAAAGTTATTGTTGAGCGTCAGGCCCATCCACACCTTGAAGAAAAAGCATTAATGGATTTTGCATCAAAAACCGGAATATATGATGTCTTCAACTTTGACTATTCCTGGACAGGAAAATATGTTAAGGCTGGGTATATTGAACCCTTCGAGCAGTATATGGACAACCCTGCTTTAGTCAATCCGGATAATGCCCTCGATGATTTCTATCCAAGGATGTGGGAAGGGACTATGTGGGATGGCAAAGCATATGGTTATCCTTTCGATAGTGTCATCCAGTATTTATTTTGGAATAAAGCCGTTTACGATAAATACGGTGTAGCTGGACCTCCAAAGAAGCCGGATGAATGGATGGATACCATGCAAAAGCTCAATCATCCTCCCGAACTCTATGGGACTGGTATGATGGCTAAACGTCACCTCTCAGTGGTTTGTGAATGGCTCTGTATTTTATGGGCATTTCAAGGTGAATTCTATGATGATAACTACAATGTAAAATTTAATGATGAGAATGGTGTGAAAGCTACTGAATTTTATAAAAAGATGGCAGAATTCGCTCCTCCTGGAGTAACCACTTGGACTTGGGACGATGTCAGTACCGCTCTTCAACAGGGTACAGTGGCACAATCGGTTCAGTGGGATGAAAACTATGGAAGTATGGAAAATCCAGAAGAATCGAGAGTGGTTGGACAGATGAGATATGCCCCGGTACCATCCTATGGGGACCCAGTCTCTCATTATGGTGGTTCCAGCTTAGGTATTCCGACTTCTTCCAAGAACAAAGAAGCGGCATTCCTCTTCATTCAATGGGCGACTAGTCAAGATATCCAACTCCGTGGAGTAGGTCACGGGTCTTCACCAACCAGGATGTCAGTTTATGGAGTTCAGGAACTACGTGATAAATTCCCAAGTTTTGCCGCAACAGACGAAGCTGCTGCCAGTACTGGATGGCGACCAAGAATACCGGAATGGGATGACATGGTTGAAACTCTTGCTTTGGAAATTAACTCAGTTATTGCTGGAGCGAAAGACGTGAAGTCAGCTTTAGATACTTCTGCGGCAAAAGTTGAAGAACTCTTGAAAACAGGTGGTTATAAATAAGGCGTAATTTTTAAGAAAATTTTGCTGCACAGAGATATCAATCTCTGTGCAGCAAAAGGGGGAAAGTCGATTGTCACTTAAAAAACTTTCGGTTTTTCAACGTTTTGGTTTTTGGATATCGAGCACTGAAACCAAGTTTAAATGGGCTTTATTGCTCCCCACTATCATTTTATTGGCTATAATAACCGTTTATCCAACTATTTATGCCTTTAACCTTTCACTCTCGGATTATAACTTAGCACGAGCAGCGGATACCCTGAAAGGGTATATTGGTTTGGAT
Proteins encoded:
- the ycdF gene encoding Glucose 1-dehydrogenase 2, which produces MGEKPYSLNFSLEGKTALITGAAKGIGKAIAQVFSEYKANIILVDLNQEVINVAKSLPGRTNQNLPIIADITKNTDLKRIHQESFKVFPRIDILVNNAGVGMLDDAENLSEEIWDKTMAVNLKAPFMLSQIIGREMIKQKKGKIINIASQAGLIALDKHVAYCSSKAGIIGMTKVLALEWAEYGINVNAIAPTVILTELGIKAWSGEVGEAMKKKIPLRRFGYPEEVAAAALYLASEASNLVTGETLVIDGGYCIQ
- the iolI gene encoding Inosose isomerase, with translation MKISLHAYAFGPHGGWVPTYLVEEAIKRTAKLGYDGIELDAARPHVWPYDINKEHRVAIKKLVKECNLEVPAISGYYFGMNFSSPLQSEREAATDYLVKCVELCNDLESKVLVVVPGVVVYGTSWKEAWNRSLDQMRPGIRRAEELGVYIGIEFVNTLWSNLVTTSWQAVDFMNECHSDQVKLVLDSSHAFYGGENIVDVVQSFGKDLVHVHFEDCLIGAPETRAVPGKGDVNLISFYQTLKEIGYDGYLTVELWGSQPEKYAREALENTKKIISCCK
- a CDS encoding putative ABC transporter-binding protein precursor is translated as MKLKSLILLGVMILVLGMTSIAFGWSLEEAAKPYAGVTLRFITETTPPSYWVEEVVPEFEKATGIKVIVERQAHPHLEEKALMDFASKTGIYDVFNFDYSWTGKYVKAGYIEPFEQYMDNPALVNPDNALDDFYPRMWEGTMWDGKAYGYPFDSVIQYLFWNKAVYDKYGVAGPPKKPDEWMDTMQKLNHPPELYGTGMMAKRHLSVVCEWLCILWAFQGEFYDDNYNVKFNDENGVKATEFYKKMAEFAPPGVTTWTWDDVSTALQQGTVAQSVQWDENYGSMENPEESRVVGQMRYAPVPSYGDPVSHYGGSSLGIPTSSKNKEAAFLFIQWATSQDIQLRGVGHGSSPTRMSVYGVQELRDKFPSFAATDEAAASTGWRPRIPEWDDMVETLALEINSVIAGAKDVKSALDTSAAKVEELLKTGGYK
- the kduD_2 gene encoding 2-dehydro-3-deoxy-D-gluconate 5-dehydrogenase, which gives rise to MDYVPFNGNFSLERKVAVITGAAKGIGKAIALVFAQKGADLVLVDFDKEVDHILKKIEKLERRAVFVQGDITKSDTLQRILDVGLKEFGKIEILINNAGISRLDDAENLSEKDWDDVIAVNLTAQFRLAQIIGRQMIQQRYGKIVNIASKAGLVALPKHAAYTASKAGLIGVTKILALEWAKYNINVNAIAPTVILTEMGEKAWAGEVGEAMKRKIPVDRFGYPEEVAAAALFLACDASNLITGETLVIDGGYTIQ
- the deoR_3 gene encoding Deoxyribonucleoside regulator, translating into MMVNEQSEKKLMTKAAQLYYENDLSILDISKLLGMSRQRCSRLLKKAREVGIVQIKIHRSDHSHLRNLEKRLQEVFHLKKVVVTEVFSNSSDYIIKSVAEEGAHLLNQFIQPNLSIGVASGRTLYELVQYIKTLEERDYNIKIFELIGGLSRISANVVATEISRSIAKKLHAKVYFLPAPAFTKDQKTRDAMLKDSIIKAALSEKIDLALVGIGNVTPQTMLIDTETITKKEYRELLEKEAVGVINGTFFDIQGNIVEFEGNKRRIAVPLTELKKVPDIVGVAGGLNKVDAIIGALCGGFVNILVIDNLSSNAILKKIEA